DNA from Gottschalkia purinilytica:
GTTGATGCTATGGGAGGAGATAATGGGCTAAAGGTTACCGTTAAAGGTAGTATAGATGCTATTAAGGAATATGATGTCAATATAGTTCTTATAGGAAAAGAGGAACTAATCAAAGAAGAATTAAATAAATATGATTATCCTAAAAATAAAATAGATATAGTTAATGCAAGAGATATAATTACTAATGACGATGAGCCTGCAATGGCTATTAGAAAAAAGAAAGATTCATCTATAGTAGTAGGGTTAAATTTGCTTAAAAATAAAGAAGTAGATGGGTTCATTTCTGCTGGGAGCACAGGTGCTGTACTAAGTGGTGGACTTTTAATAGTTAAAAGAATAAAGGGAATTGAAAGACCAGCATTAGGAACAGTATTTCCAACTAAGAAAGGCATATCCCTCTTACTTGATATAGGTGCTAATGCAGACTGTAAAGCTAAATATTTACAACAGTTTGCTATAATGGGATCTATATATGCTCAAAAAATACTGAATATGTCTAAACCTAGAGTCGGATTAGTAAATATCGGATCAGAAAGAGGTAAAGGAAACGAACTAATGAAAGAAACTTATGACTTATTAGAAAACACAGATAATATAAGTTTCTGTGGAAATATAGAAGGAAGAGATATACCATATGGAAATTATGATGTTCTAGTATGTGATGGATTTTCAGGAAATATAATACTAAAACTTACTGAAGGATTAGCAATGTCTATATTTGATATGTTAAAAGATGTGTTTATGAAATCTTTTATGACAAAAATAGGGGCTGCTATACTTAAGCCTAGTCTTAAAGAATTTAAGAAAACTTTAGACTATAGTGAATATGGAGGAGCACCTTTATTAGGTATAAAAGGAGCAGTAATAAAAGCTCATGGTAGTTCAGATGAATTTGCTATAAAAAATGCTATTAGACAGGCAAAAACTTTTATTGAGAATAAAATTATAGAAAAAATAGAAGAAGATATTAATCTCTTAGGAGGTAATAATGATAAAGATAGCTAATAATAAAGGTGTGGGTATAATTGGAATTGGAAGTTATTTACCAGAAAAAGTTTTAACTAACTTAGAACTAGAAAAAATGGTAGATACATCAGATGAATGGATAACTACTAGGACAGGTATAAAAGAAAGAAGAATTCTTGAAGAAGGTAGAGCCGCTTCATATATGGCAATAGAAGCTTCTAAAAAGGCTTTAAAGGATGCAAATGTTGATGCTAGTGATATAGATTTAGTTTTGGTAGCTACTATGACTCCAGACATGTTAACACCATCTACTGCTTGTATAGTTCAAGATGAGTTAAATTGTAATAAAGCTGCAGCTTTTGATTTATCAGCTGCATGTTCTGGATTTATATATGGACTTTCAGTGGCATATGGATTCATAAAGTCAGGAGTTTATAAGAATATACTTTTAGTAGCAACAGAGGCAATGTCAAGAATTATAGATTGGACTGATAGAGGGACATGCGTTCTATTTGGAGATGGAGCAGGTGCAGTAGTGATAAGTGAAGTTCCAAAAGGAAAAGGAATCTTACAGTTTGAG
Protein-coding regions in this window:
- a CDS encoding beta-ketoacyl-ACP synthase III — translated: MIKIANNKGVGIIGIGSYLPEKVLTNLELEKMVDTSDEWITTRTGIKERRILEEGRAASYMAIEASKKALKDANVDASDIDLVLVATMTPDMLTPSTACIVQDELNCNKAAAFDLSAACSGFIYGLSVAYGFIKSGVYKNILLVATEAMSRIIDWTDRGTCVLFGDGAGAVVISEVPKGKGILQFEIGADGSGAKHLLVPAGGSKTPINEEILKERLNYLKMDGGEVFKFAVRKIDEVSKNIIEKSGLKLENIDCLIPHQANIRIIDSAIKKLKLSKEKVYANLEKYGNMSAASIPIALDEAIKENKIKDNDIILLIGFGGGLTWGASVLKWYKK
- the plsX gene encoding phosphate acyltransferase PlsX; translation: MKIAVDAMGGDNGLKVTVKGSIDAIKEYDVNIVLIGKEELIKEELNKYDYPKNKIDIVNARDIITNDDEPAMAIRKKKDSSIVVGLNLLKNKEVDGFISAGSTGAVLSGGLLIVKRIKGIERPALGTVFPTKKGISLLLDIGANADCKAKYLQQFAIMGSIYAQKILNMSKPRVGLVNIGSERGKGNELMKETYDLLENTDNISFCGNIEGRDIPYGNYDVLVCDGFSGNIILKLTEGLAMSIFDMLKDVFMKSFMTKIGAAILKPSLKEFKKTLDYSEYGGAPLLGIKGAVIKAHGSSDEFAIKNAIRQAKTFIENKIIEKIEEDINLLGGNNDKDS